TCCGCTCAGGATGCTTCTGAGATGCTTCCTCCGGACGCCTTCCTTCCTGCTCTACAAAATGCTCTCCCTGCCATCCGCCAGGTGCCCCTGGatcctcctcactgtccccatccCAGGTCCCCTAGTCTCTTCGTCGGACACGCCTgaaccccccccccgcccactccAGTTCAGGGTTCTCCACCTGCCCCACTACACACATCTCCGATCTCAAGGCCACCCCCCCTTCTCCACACCCCCAAACTGGAGTTTCTGCTCTCAAGCTCTTCCACACATGCTCCTAGGGCACGTCCTTGGGACCCCTTTCGTGCAACCCCGCACATGCCAGGGCTCCCCAAAGTTTCCTCCAGAGCCGGGAGGGCACACACCATCATCCTGGACCCCTCAAGAGCCTCCCGTTATGCCCGGAGTCCGCCCACAGCCATCTTTCGGTTCCCTCCGTCCACACACTGCGAATCGCACCCCGGGTCCCAGGCTCCGTAACTTCCTCTCCGTACTCAGGCCAAGTCCCGGCTGGAACGCTCTCGCCCGCGAGGGTCCCAAGCCCCCTCCCCGCCGCAGCCCATCAGCTTCCACCTCACGCCCGCGCCGGGTCGGACGGGGGTGGGCGTCACTCAGCACCCGCCGAGATTTTGCTCAGTCCCACACAAGCCCCTCCAACAACTTCTCTTAGCAGCCTTGGCTGAGTTCTCCTGGGCCCCCTCCAGGCCCTGAGGCCACTCTCGGGAACCCGCCGTCCCGTCCGCTCACTCTTGCCACTTCCAGCGGGTTCTGGTGCCCTGAGCCCCTTCTGTCCGCCGGCCGCGGTCGGGCCCTCCCGCCCCCGGGCCCCCCGCCCGCCTCGAGGCGCCCCAGTGCCCCCAGGACCCTCGTCGTACGGCCCCTCACTCCGGCTCCCGGCCGGTCGCGGCCCCCTCCGCCCCCCCGGCCGTCCCGGCGGCCATTGCTCCAAGATGgcgacggcggcggcggcgggtgAGGCCGGGTCGGGCCGGGCGGGGGGTCGGGGGTCCGAGGCGGCGCTCACCTGCAACTCGGCGCGCTCTGCCTCCCAGCGGGCCTTCTCCGCCTCGAAGCGCGCCCACTCGTGCTGTATAAAGTGGAGGATCCCGGGCAGGCTCAGGGGCTCCGGTCCCGCCGGGGGCCCGGGGCTACCCCCGCCGCCGCCTCCCTTAGCAGCCGGCCCcggcgcgggggcgggggcagagacCGGGACCGCCCCCGTCGGGCCCGGGCCCGCGCCCGAGCCGAGCGGACGgcaggaggaggcggcggcggcgaccGTGGCGGCCGCTCGCTCCTCCATCATGGAGGCCCCGGGCCGGCCCGCGCGCCCGCTGTGCCTCGCGCGCCTGCGCGGCCGCGCCAACCCCCTGCGCGCGCCCTCGCGGGGGCCGGGTTGGGGGGGCGGTGACGGGAACGAGGCCGGGCGCGCGCTTCGCCCACCCCAGTCGACCCCGAAAGCAAGCGCGCGCGTGCGCGGGTGGGTGGGAATGGGCAGGAGAGGGGCGCGCGCCCCGAAGAGGGAGAGCCAGACGTTGGGGAGGGGCCGCTTTCTGTCCTCCTCCCACTTCGCCCCCAAAAGAAAGATTCTAACCCTCTCCAGACCCAATAGCGCTTTCCTCACACATCACTGCCACGCTGAGATAAAGGGCGATCACCGGGGGTGGTTTCATCCTTGGCCCCATCCTCACTGATTCCTGGCCCAGGTCGGTTGTCATGGTAACCCctccccagcctagaacacccCCAGGCTCCTTTCCCCTACACTTTTGTGTTTATGGAGCCCCAAACCTCTCCTGCCCCTGCACCAGGAGGAGGTTACTAAGGCAACCTAAGTCTCTGGTGGTCCTTCTGCCCCTACCCTCGTTGGTTACTATGGCAACCCCACCTAGCACTCAGGTAGAAAGGACTCCAGCCCCAAAGGCACTGATTATTGATGGAAACACCTCTTTCCCATCCCATCCCCCCAGCTACCCAGTTGGCATTACCATGGCAACCACATCCCCTCCTTTCCAATAGTGGGAGGTCCATGGACCAAACCAACCAGGTATTTTTATTGAGAGAAGATGCTTTGCTGAGGAGCTGTTGCTATGGTTACAGGGCCTGACCATCCCCAGGAAGGTGAGATACAGGCAAGGCCGAGCCCTGGTTACTATGGTAACAGTGGCAGTCCCCCTTCCAGTGCCCCTGGGAACCAGATCCACAAAGGTAGGGGATGGTTTCGGATTGTCCCTCAGGATGGAGTGTGTCTAGGAAAGTGGTTGTCATGGTAATAGCTTCTGTCACTTCTAGCTCTACCTTTCTGGACAGTCATGAGAGAGAGATGGTTATAGGTTGCTATGATAACTGACACCCTTCATGCCCATTCCTGAGATGCTTCAGGTAGTGTCTGAATTAATGGGACTTGAAGAGAAATGATTCCCTGGCCCTATTGTCACTTTTGTAAGATGAAATTACGTTCTACTATGCAAAATTGGCTGATTTGGGGTTTTCTGGTTCTCTTCCCTCAGCAGTGCAGCTGAGCTGGACTGAAACTGCCCCCCTGGTGCTCCCCCAGCCTGCAACATAGGAGGTAAGAAGTCTCTTGGTATCACCAGCATTCATGTGGACACTGCCCTTTCCTTGTCCCCAAAGGCTTTCCCACATGCCTCATCTTCCCTGCCCATCACGGTCCCATTCTGCAGATGCAGCAACTGGGGCTCAGGCTAGATCACGGCTCAGAACAGGCGAGCCAAGCCTAAAGTGAGTCTTGCGACCCACTCACATTGCTTTGTGTGGGGAATGGAGAGACTAAGTCTCATCTTgtcttctccttccctgcctgcctttccttaAAGCAAGCCCCTGGTTTGTCTGCCACGCCCCTGCTGGTTTCTCTTCCCATCTGCACGTTGTTTTCCTGCCTCTGGAGGTCCTGCTTGGGGACTGCCTGGGTCATCCCCTGTCCCTGGAACACAAGGTCACCCAATAAGTAGCACAGAGGACACTCAATAAATAGCTCTGTTGAGTGGGTGAGTTGAATTCATTAATGTGCCGTATTCCGCCTTGAAAGCACTGGTCAGGTCAGAGCGAGGGATGGCTCGTGGAAGGTAGGCCCGAGGGAAGCAGCAGAATGGATTGATTGCATTAGCACGCAGTTCTGGAGACAGCAGCTTCTTGGGTCCAATCCCAGGTCCATCACTTCCCAACTGTGTGACACTGAGCAAGTGACttcgcctctctgtgccttggtttcttcatctttcaGTGCAGTTGTAGCTGAACGATCCAACCAGTCACTACGtacaaagcacttagaacagggtATGGCACAGCGTGAGCCCCTGGGCCCATCAGACCTTCAAACACCGTCATTTCACCCGCCTTGCCTCACTGCTGGGGCTTTGCTTCCTTACAGTTAAGGAAGCCAAGGCTACACGTTGTCAGGGCTCTACATGGTTCCTTCCTCCATCCTCTTCGGTGCCCTCACTTAGTGGGTGGCACCTCCCCATGGAGCCACCATACCCTCTGGTCTCTGAGGGCCCAGTTTCTGTCCTCTGTCCTGCTGGGGACCTCCTGGCCCACAAGCAGCCAGATGGAGCACGGCAAAGCCAGGATTCCAGTGCCTACACCCTTGCAGCCTCTGAGCCGAGAGTCCCTTATCAGGATGGTTGGAGCCGCTCGTTCATTCATGAGTATTTAGGGAGCACTGGCTATGTGCCAGGAAACAGACCAAACAATAAACAAGATAAGTGAAATCAGTGTGATAACTACCAGGGGAGGAAAATAACTCcgggctggggcagaggaagaatGTGGGTGACAGGGAGAGGCATTTTTCCCTAGGGTGGCCGCAGGAAGGGCTCACCGAACAGGTGACGTTTGAGCAAAGACCTGACAGCTGTAGGGAGGAGCCACGTGGATACCTGCGGccggtggggggcagggggtgggcatcTGGGCAGGGGAACAGCCAGTACTGGGGCAGGAGTGGCCTGGGTTTATCTGAAGAGTGGCCTGTAGTGGCCGGTGTGGCAGGAGCTGAGTGCGCGCGTGGGAGAGGGCGAGAGATCGCCCGGGGCCTCATGGGCTGCAATGAAGGCTTTTCCTGTGAGTGATTTCCGGCCACGGAAGGGTTTGAGCAGATGCAGGCCGGGATCTACTTCAAATTCTAACCGGATCCCTCTGGGCTCTGAGTGGGGGACAGCCGGTAGGGGACAAGGGTGGAGTGAGGATGACCTCTTCAGAAGATTCTAGAAGCATCTCCTGTGCTTCTGTGTACCTAAAGCTCTAAGATTCTAAGCTGCTTAAGACTCTGAAGATTCTGTGGTCCCAAAGGGTTCTTCCGCCCGAGGTACTAGGAGCCCCGTGAGGTCATGGGTGTCGCGTGTCTCCGTGTGTTGTGTGTCCACTGCTGGGTCCCCAGCACTTGAAACAGTGCCTGACACGTTGCAGGAGTTCAGCAAGTGGGTGCTGGGAGGACTGAAGGAGGGATGGATCCACCTAAGGTCCAGGGCAAGCAATTCCAGGGTTCTAAAGATTTAGAAGTTCTTAAAGCGCAACTCAGATTCCGAAGTGACATCCAAGTTGGGTGACGTTAAGAGAAGGGCAGGCAGGATTGGGAcaggtggagagggaaggaaggggttcctggtgggggagagaggggagacagggaggccaGCGCAGGGCCCCAGGCATGGGGCCACAGTGCGGAGTTGGGCTCCAGGGACCTGAGTGGGCTTTACAGACACACAGGAACCCTGAACCTGGCCATCACTTTTTCACCAGGTGCATTTTCAGTGCCACCTGTGTGCTAGGAGCACAGTGGTGATGGAAACAGACCCATCCCTAGACAGTGATGAACCAGAATGAGCAGGGCTAAGATGGGGGAGCCCAGAGGGGACCTCTGACCCAGCCTGGGattcagggagggcttcctggaggaggggccaTCTGAGCTGTGCCCTGGAGCCTAAGTAGGAGCTCTCCAGCAGAAGACAGGCATGGGAAAAGGGGCCTGTTTGAGAGGAGACTGTAGGCAGAAGAAACGGGATGTGAAAAGGATTAGAAAGAAGGTCTACTTGAGGTAAAGCCCGAGGTGGCCTAGGCACAGATAGGGTTTGAAGGAGGCATGACCAGAGATGGGGCTGGAATGGGGGGGGTCACACAAGGCCCCCCGGAGGGCCTGGTCACACAAGGGATGTGACCAGGGATGTCACATCTGTGGGATGTTGTAAGAAACTTAAACTTTCTCCCTAGGGCACTGAGGAGCCtctgagcagggagggagaggtcaTGTCTGTGCTTTATGAAGACCCTTCTGGCTGCCACGAGGAGGGGCTGTGGTTAGGAGActggggaggctgggtggagatCTGGGTGGGTCCAGGTGGAGGGGGTGCTGTGGGAATGGGGAGGCGCTAGGAGGATTAGCTGGGTCTCTGATGTCCCCCTCCCTGGAAGGAGCAGAAACCTGAAAATCCATGGGGAACTTCTTTGCTTTTCTGCTGAGAACCCAGAGCGTTAGTTACACCTCGTGGGCTGGAGACCAGCCAAATCTTCCAGCTGTACTGGGGACAGGGAGACAGCGCCACCTGGGGGTTGCTTAGGAGTGTGGCCAGTGGCTGGGGGGAGGAGTCCTAAGACTAGCAGCCTCTTTCAACGCAGCCCATtctacttaaaacaacaaaatttttattgCGATAAAAACACATGTAACAAAATGTATCATCTTAACAAGTTTAAGTGTATGGTTTGGTAGTATTAagaattattcacattttatgcAAAcaatctctagaactttttcatcttgcaaaactgctactccccatcccccaccccttcgCAGTGCCTGgcagcccccgccccgcccccgccccccccccccccgttctacttcctgtttctctttacaaaacaaaacaaaaaactagggGCCAACATAAAAACTGGGATGATTCTGATTTAAGAAAGCATTTCTAACTTTTCCAGTAAAACCAAAACAATCTGGCTGGCCATTGGGAGCCAGCGGACCAGATGGCACAGGGTTCGAGGAAGTGAGCAGGGagcagcaggggaggggctgggcggCCAGGTCGGGGGTAGGGTGTCGAAGGGTCGGGAGAGAGAGATCAGgggtggcttcctggaggaaggaatGGTAGAGCAGAAGGTGCACATTGGGCTTGGGATGGGGTCCTGGGCGTTTGTAAGTGAATGagatgacagtgaccagaaggacaggattgaaggaggaaggagggaaggtggCTTGTTTGATAAAGACTTACTGAGTATGTAATGTGCACCTGACTGTGCTGAGTGGCCCTGGGGACCCAGCAGTGACCAAGATAGACTCTTTGTGGGTCTCACAAATGGGAGGACAAGACGGGTCCCTACACAGTAGTAACTTAGAAGGGTGGGGTtagggtggggaagtgggggtgggggaatggggcaCTGAAGGAGTCCATAATGGGGTACATGACCCAGcctgggaggtcagggagggcttcctggaggagggaaaGTCTGAGCTGAAACCAAATAAGGAACAGGCTGAGAGGGAAAGGTAAGGCTGAGGACGGGTTGGAGGGGTTGCTGACAGCCagctccagcctccctcccctttcGTTCCCACCTCCCCAGGATGTCCCGGAGGCCCAGCTAGGGCCTGAGCTCGGCCCCATGAGGCTCACCCGCTGCCAGGCTGCCCTGGCAATCGCCATTACCGTCAACCTCCTGGTCCTCTTCTATGTCTCCTGGCTGCAGCAACAGCCCAGGAACTCCCGGGCCCGGGGCCCCCACCGTGGGTCTGCTGCCGGCCCCCACGTCACCATCCTGGTGCGGGAGTTTGAGGCCTTTGACAATGCGGTGCCCGAGCTGGTGGACTCTTTCCTGCAGCAGGACCCAGCCCAGCCGGTGGTGGTGGCAGCGGACATACTCCCCTACCCACCCTTGGCCCTGCCCCGCGTCCCCAATGTACGCCTGGCACTGCTCCAGCCCGCCTTGGACCAGCCCGCCGCGGCCTCGCGCCCTGAGACCTATGTAGCCACGGAGTATGTGGCCCTGGTGCCCGACGGGGCGAGGGCTGAGACACCAGGCCAGTTGGAGCGCATGGTGGAAGCGCTCCGGGGGGGAGGCTCCCGCCTGGTGGCCGCCCCAGTTGCCTCAGCCAACCCTGCCCGGTGCCTGGCCCTGAATGTCAGCCTGCGGGAATGGACAGCGCACTATGGCTCTGCCCCCTCCACACAGCGCTGCGACGCCTTGGAAGGGGACGCTGTGGTGCTCCTGCGCGCGAGAGACCTCTTCAACCTCTCGGCGCCCCTGGCCAGGCCGGTAGGCACCAGCCTCTTCCTGCAGACAGCCCTGCGTGGCTGGGCAGTGCAACTGCTGGACTTGACCTTCCCCACGGCACACCAGCCCCCCCTGACCACGGCCCATGCACGCTGGAAGGCGGAGCGCGAGGGGCGCGCGCGGCAGGCTGCGCTGCTGCGGGCGCTGGGCATCCGCCTGGTGAGCAGAGAGGGCGGGCGCCTCGAGTGGTTCGGTTGCAGTAAAGAGACACCCCGCTGCTTCGGGACCGTGGTGGGTGACACACCTGCCTACCTGTATGAGGGGCGCTGGACACCCCCATGCTGTCTGCGCGCGCTGCGCGAGACAGCCCGCTACGTGGTGGGTGTGCTGGAAGCAGCCGGAGTGCGCTACTGGCTGGAGGGCGGCTCCCTGCTGGGGGCTGCCCGCCACGGGGACATCATCCCGTGGGACTACGACGTGGACCTGGGCATCTACCTGGAGGACGT
The sequence above is drawn from the Desmodus rotundus isolate HL8 chromosome 12, HLdesRot8A.1, whole genome shotgun sequence genome and encodes:
- the FKRP gene encoding ribitol 5-phosphate transferase FKRP translates to MRLTRCQAALAIAITVNLLVLFYVSWLQQQPRNSRARGPHRGSAAGPHVTILVREFEAFDNAVPELVDSFLQQDPAQPVVVAADILPYPPLALPRVPNVRLALLQPALDQPAAASRPETYVATEYVALVPDGARAETPGQLERMVEALRGGGSRLVAAPVASANPARCLALNVSLREWTAHYGSAPSTQRCDALEGDAVVLLRARDLFNLSAPLARPVGTSLFLQTALRGWAVQLLDLTFPTAHQPPLTTAHARWKAEREGRARQAALLRALGIRLVSREGGRLEWFGCSKETPRCFGTVVGDTPAYLYEGRWTPPCCLRALRETARYVVGVLEAAGVRYWLEGGSLLGAARHGDIIPWDYDVDLGIYLEDVGNCEQLRGAEAGSVVDERGFVWEKAIEGDFFRVQYSESNHLHVDLWPFYPRNGVMTKDTWLDHRQDVEFPEHFLQPLVPLPFAGFMAQAPNNYRRFLELKFGPGVIENPEYPNPALLSLAGSS